CCATAATCTGTATCTATAGATATACCTGTAtatcatttatatataaatgtttATAGATAATCTATATAATCTTTATCACTGTCTAAATTACCTCTATATAATCTATCTCTATAATTTGTATCTATCTCTATAGCTATCATATCCATATCAATTTCATCTCTAATTTGTCTATATGATCTCTGGATCTATAGAACCAATATCATCAATGCCTCTACCAATACATACCCCTACATCTATGTTTTTCATCTCTCCTGAGACCTGTGGCTGTAGTTTCAGCTCTCTGTGCATTCACAGATCCAAacctcagagcagcagggaagcacaCGCCCAGCCACCCACAGGAATCAGGGGGCAGGTGAAAATACCTCTCAAAAACTTGGTTAAATGACTAAACTCTTGTGGAGTGACAGGTCCTGGCTCTCTGGGGGTGGTGGCAGGACATAGCTACTGAGTGTCCTTAGCCAATGCCCAAATGGGCCCCTTTGGTCCTAGAAACCAGAGCTGTCCCTATGCCATCCCTCTCATCCCTTCCTCTGCCTGGGTGTGAACAGGGagtgttaattttattttatattttaggctttatattttttgtatatttcatttttgtatttctatttttgtgtttagtatttattattattaattgtTATGTTGTATTTTCATTTAGTTTAGTTCTATGttgtttccttcattttcaccattcccacccctccccagcccaggcccACGTGTCACTCACATGCACGGCCCCAGTGCAGCCATTCTCAGGGACAGAGTGGCAGTGGCCCCTTTCCCACAGGGATGTGAGCACTCAGCAGGGTTGGATCATTGTCTCCGTGCCCCCATGCAGGACACATATCCACCAGTGTCCCAAAATGGCAATGTCTGTTCACCCCCAGCAGGACCCAGGGCCCAGAGCCTCTGCTTGGGGTTACCGCCACAGGGCATCACCCCACAGAGCCATGTCCCCATAGAGAATCCCTCCCCTATGGTATCACTCCTATAGGCCTTAACCCTGAAATGGCATCAACCCCTTAAAGCATCATCCCATAATGCATCACCTGTGTAGAATGGACACCCCAAAATGACATCACCCCCACAGAACCTCATTCCCATATGGCATCAACCCCATAGAGTGTCACCCCCATATGGCATAACCTCCATAGGGCATTGTCCCCTTATAGCATCTCTGCCATAGAATGGCACTCCAAAATGACCCCAGGCATCACTCCCATAGAGCATCACCCCTAAATGGCATCCCGTACAGAGCCTCATCCCATAGAGTATCACCCCATAGAAAGTCACCTTCATAAGGCATTGTCCCCACAGAGCATCAGCCCCATATGGCCCCCCTCCCATGGAGTGTCACCCCGAAATGGCATCACGCCCGTAGAGCGTCACCCCCACAGCCATCACCCCACGGGGCAccccctccctcagctgctgccaaccCCGGTCGGGGAGCCGGGGCCAGCCGGGGGCACTCACGGCGGGCTGGGGCCGGAAGCGCAGCTCCCGCTGGTCCCGCTCCTGCTGGttgagggagctgagcaggctCTGCAGCCGCTCGATGTACTGGATGGCGCTGCGCAGGATCTCCACCTTGGGCAGCCGCTGGTTGGGGTTCAGGAGGGTGCTGCGCTTCAGAGCCTCGAACGCCTCGTTCACCTTCTTGAGCCGCCGCTTCTCCCGCAGCGTGGCCGCGCGCCGCCGGTCCATGGACACGGATTTCCTCTTGCACACCTTGCAGgcccagggcaggcactgcccgGGACAGTGCTCGGCCAGCGCCTCCTTGTCCTCCAGAGCCGCCCTGCCCTCGGCGCACAGGGCCGCCTCGGCGCGCTCGGGGAACGCCGCGGGCTCGTAGGCCTGCAAGCGGGAGCCCAGAAAGTTTTCCCCATCGTAAAACCTCTGCTCCGGGAAGAAATACGGGTTGGTCTCGAAGAGCTCCATAGGCGGCTCGGGGACGTGTGCGCAGCTCGGCGACGGCTGCTCCCTCTCCCCGCGCCAACTGCTTGGTGCCATTTAAACCCCGGCGCTGGCATTAAATCACAAGGATAAATATAGAAAACCCAAAGGAAACCTGACCCCCCCCTAAGCTGCTGCCTCACATCAAAACTTGTCCGCCTGATTCTATGTGCTCTCCCCACGGGGATTACAgtgcccggcccggcggggctgggggggctggcacagctcggCTGGACCCGAACAAGGGCTTTGTGTGAGCCCCGAGGTGTCACTGGGGATGGCGGGCGGCTGCCAGCTCCCCCCCGGCATTCCTGCCTCATCTTGTCCCTTCACTtatggctgggctgggggaacaGTGGTGGCCTCGTGGCCGGTCTGCCTGACCAGGGCAACCCCATCCCTTCAGGCTGCCCTCCTGGATCCCTCGGTATCCCAAATCTGTACCTTCCCTGCAGTGGGATTCAACACCAGCATAGCATCGTCCCCTTTGCAGCCCTTCCCACCGCCCGATCCCGCTCTGCCCCATATTCCCCATGGTCCCATCCTGCCGGTCCATGTTGCACTGATCCCACTTCTGCTGGAGCCTCGGGAAAGCCTTGGAATCCAGCCCCGGGCGGGATATCCCAATGCAGGGAGCACCCCGGGCTCCAGTCCCGTCTCTGTGGACACCCCTCTCCATGCTCACCAGTCCTggtcccagctgctgtgcctgctgcctgtccctcaggaacaaagaaagcagaagcagGCAGGACAGAGCCAAAGCCCAACCTTTCCTCTGCCGTGGGTGCCCAGTCAAGTTCCTTATCACATTTGTGTCACAAAATCCACGTTTCTGGCTAGTCCCATGCACCGAACCCAAAGGACACCTTCTCCCACGTGTCTCCAGgttccagcagagccaggctgggctcagccctctCCCAGCTGGCACTACCTCATTCCAcctgctctcctgtgctggCCTCTGTACCTGTGGATAACCAAAGCCCCAAGTGCCATCCTGATGCACACCTCTCCCAGAAAGGACACATTGCTCTCGCATTCCTGATAGGGAAACTGAGGCTCACCCAGTAGCAGCAGCATGAGGTGAATTTTAACTCATCCCTATCCTTTCCCTGCTGACTCCAATGGCTTGGCTACATCTCTCCAGCTTTGCCTTTAATTcagaggtgattttttttccatctgaaacATCAAAAACCATCTCCCATCTCCTCCTATTCCTGCTCCAGGCCAGATTCCAGCTGAGGGATCGGTCAGTGGAAAGAATGTCAGCAAAGTGCAGGGCCAACCCTGCTGGGATTCTccttccccaaattcccctccttggagaggctgtgctgtggcacATTCCCTGTGCCCACTATCAGCACCCTTGCTCACTTGGGATTCCTTTTTGGCCTTGCTGGAACCTGCCATGATGCTCTTCTCGCCTTGTGATTTCTTTGCGGTCAGGAGTTTTCCAACACCTCCTCACCCCAATTCCTGCTCTTCCGGGGTCCCAGCCCTGTGGAtttgctgtccccatggcttTAACATCTATGAAAGTCTGCACTAAGGAAAGCAGGACCTGCAGCCTTGAGGTTCAcactcagcacagcccctgtgctccccacaATCAGTCAAACTGCAAAATactcaagaaggaaaaaaatcaga
This region of Haemorhous mexicanus isolate bHaeMex1 chromosome 25, bHaeMex1.pri, whole genome shotgun sequence genomic DNA includes:
- the MYOG gene encoding myogenin, encoding MELFETNPYFFPEQRFYDGENFLGSRLQAYEPAAFPERAEAALCAEGRAALEDKEALAEHCPGQCLPWACKVCKRKSVSMDRRRAATLREKRRLKKVNEAFEALKRSTLLNPNQRLPKVEILRSAIQYIERLQSLLSSLNQQERDQRELRFRPQPAAASDCGSSSSSCSPDWSSQLEFSTNPADHLLADEAAEERNLHSLSSIVESIAVEDVAVTFPEEGGQN